A single region of the Sphingobium sp. EP60837 genome encodes:
- a CDS encoding cupin domain-containing protein, with protein sequence MPKINLAAIQQTNRTGYPVPFAAAVYGRWVRKLGPDSGLADFGVSHVVLKPGAASSQRHWHEDEDEFVVVLSGQAVLVEDDGRVAMQPGDMAAFPKGEPNGHHLVNESDGDCELLAFGRVPTGDAHYPDIDLRWSRGGYQRKDGSAF encoded by the coding sequence ATGCCCAAGATCAATCTTGCAGCCATACAGCAGACGAACAGGACCGGTTATCCGGTCCCCTTCGCCGCTGCCGTCTATGGACGCTGGGTACGCAAACTAGGCCCTGACAGCGGACTTGCGGATTTCGGCGTTAGCCATGTCGTGCTGAAACCGGGCGCTGCCTCCTCGCAACGCCACTGGCATGAGGATGAGGATGAATTTGTCGTCGTTCTGAGCGGGCAGGCGGTGCTGGTGGAGGATGATGGGCGCGTCGCGATGCAACCGGGCGACATGGCGGCATTCCCGAAGGGGGAACCGAACGGCCACCATCTCGTCAATGAAAGCGACGGCGATTGCGAATTGCTCGCCTTCGGCCGAGTCCCAACCGGCGACGCGCATTATCCGGACATCGACCTGCGTTGGTCGAGGGGCGGCTATCAGCGCAAGGATGGGAGCGCTTTTTGA
- a CDS encoding Smr/MutS family protein: protein MARRHLSSEEQALWSALTRSVWPLRPGSRPIDAPPALAVSAPPGLTPAPLRPTVPSPSRAPAATLDSTWERRIRSGTLVPDMAIDLHGHSLSAAHARLNQALATALSRDLRILLIVTGKPPKASGFGRDARRGAIRAEIGHWLETSAYADRIASVRLAHPRHGGEGALYVILRRKK, encoded by the coding sequence ATGGCCCGGCGGCATCTTTCGTCTGAGGAACAGGCGCTCTGGAGCGCGCTTACCCGGTCTGTTTGGCCCCTGCGGCCCGGTTCGCGCCCCATCGACGCGCCGCCCGCGCTCGCAGTGTCTGCGCCCCCAGGGTTAACACCCGCCCCGTTGCGTCCCACTGTCCCGAGCCCCTCCCGCGCTCCGGCCGCCACGCTCGATTCCACTTGGGAACGCCGAATCCGTAGCGGCACGTTGGTCCCGGACATGGCGATCGACCTACACGGCCACAGCCTTTCCGCCGCCCATGCCAGATTAAACCAGGCCCTCGCCACGGCCCTGTCCCGCGATCTCCGAATCCTGCTGATCGTGACGGGCAAACCGCCCAAAGCCAGCGGATTCGGCCGCGACGCACGCCGTGGCGCGATCCGCGCAGAGATCGGCCATTGGCTCGAAACCAGTGCCTATGCCGACCGCATCGCTAGCGTCCGCCTCGCCCATCCGCGCCATGGCGGAGAAGGCGCGCTCTACGTCATATTGCGCCGCAAAAAATAG
- a CDS encoding S66 peptidase family protein: MMLAGMGGALIAAKSPSPGLIKPPRLRPGDTVGLIEPAGFTDDAFDLDLVKETIAAMGLKPKPAAHLTERYGYFAGKDADRAADVNAMFADREVRAVFAVRGGWGCARILPHLDFATIRANPKLLVGFSDITALHLAFAARAGFATFHGPNAASSWPQFSWDAFRAIAFDGATPTLTNPPGKEDRLVPLGGRIRTFRGGRASGRLLGGNLAVLAALMGTPWLPEFSGAILFLEDVDEAPYRIDRMLTQLSLAGVLGKLAGVVFGQCTGCGPTGPSYGGFTVSEVLQQHLAPLGVPAFQGAAIGHVANQFSLPLGVRAEIDADAGSIRLLEAAVS, encoded by the coding sequence ATGATGCTGGCTGGCATGGGCGGCGCGCTGATCGCGGCGAAGTCTCCTTCACCGGGGTTGATCAAGCCGCCCCGGCTGCGCCCCGGCGACACGGTCGGGCTGATCGAACCGGCGGGCTTCACCGACGACGCCTTCGACCTCGATCTGGTCAAGGAAACCATCGCCGCCATGGGGTTGAAGCCCAAGCCCGCCGCGCATCTGACGGAGCGCTATGGTTATTTCGCGGGCAAGGACGCCGATCGCGCGGCAGATGTAAACGCGATGTTCGCCGACAGGGAGGTGCGCGCCGTATTCGCCGTGCGCGGCGGTTGGGGCTGCGCCCGCATCCTGCCCCATCTGGATTTCGCTACGATTCGCGCCAATCCGAAGCTGCTGGTGGGGTTCAGCGACATCACCGCCCTCCACCTCGCTTTCGCGGCGCGCGCTGGTTTTGCCACCTTCCATGGTCCGAATGCCGCGAGCAGCTGGCCGCAGTTCAGCTGGGACGCCTTCCGCGCCATCGCCTTCGATGGGGCGACCCCGACGCTCACGAACCCGCCGGGGAAGGAAGACCGGCTAGTCCCGCTGGGCGGCCGCATTCGCACCTTTCGCGGCGGCCGTGCGAGCGGACGGCTGCTGGGCGGTAACCTTGCGGTGTTGGCTGCACTCATGGGAACGCCCTGGCTCCCCGAGTTCAGCGGCGCGATCCTGTTCCTTGAGGATGTGGACGAAGCGCCCTACCGGATTGACCGTATGCTGACCCAATTGTCGCTTGCCGGGGTGCTGGGCAAGCTCGCGGGCGTGGTCTTTGGTCAATGCACCGGCTGCGGCCCCACCGGACCATCCTATGGCGGCTTTACAGTGTCGGAAGTGTTGCAGCAGCATCTTGCGCCGTTGGGCGTGCCCGCTTTTCAAGGCGCAGCGATCGGCCATGTCGCAAACCAGTTCAGTCTTCCCTTGGGCGTGCGCGCGGAAATCGATGCCGACGCGGGCAGCATCCGCCTGCTGGAGGCAGCGGTAAGCTGA
- the dnaK gene encoding molecular chaperone DnaK yields MGKVIGIDLGTTNSCVAVMDGGKPKVIENAEGARTTPSIVAFTKDGERLIGQPAKRQAVTNPDNTIFAVKRLIGRRFDDPTTKKDMELVPYHIVKGGNGDAWVQAGGKDYSPSQISAFTLQKMKETAESYLGETVTQAVITVPAYFNDAQRQATKDAGQIAGLEVLRIINEPTAAALAYGLDKQDGKTIAVYDLGGGTFDISILEIGDGVFEVKSTNGDTFLGGEDFDAKLVEYLAEGFKKDEGIDLTKDKLALQRLKEAAEKAKIELSSAQSTEVNLPFITADQNGPKHLVKNITRADLERLVTDLIKRTMDPCKKALADAGISASEISEVVLVGGMTRMPKVREAVKEFFGKEPHTGVNPDEVVAMGAAIQAGVLQGDVKDVLLLDVTPLSLGIETLGGVFTRMIDRNTTIPAKKSQVYSTADDNQQAVTIRVFQGEREMAADNKLLGQFDLVGIPPAPRGVPQIEVTFDIDANGLVNVHAKDKGTGKEQQIRIQASGGLSDADIEQMVKDAERFAEEDKKRREGAEAKNNAESLIHTTEQQLNEHGDKVDAALKSEIETAIAATKSAVEGGDVEAMKAKAQELAQVAMKLGQAIYEKEQAGAASPGADAPKADDDDVVDAEFSEVDDNKA; encoded by the coding sequence ATGGGAAAAGTAATCGGCATTGACCTTGGCACCACCAACAGCTGCGTTGCTGTGATGGACGGCGGCAAGCCCAAGGTGATTGAAAATGCAGAAGGCGCGCGCACCACGCCGTCGATCGTCGCCTTCACCAAGGATGGCGAGCGCCTGATCGGCCAGCCCGCCAAGCGTCAGGCCGTCACCAATCCGGACAACACGATTTTCGCGGTGAAGCGCCTCATCGGTCGCCGCTTCGACGATCCGACCACTAAGAAGGATATGGAGCTTGTCCCCTATCACATCGTGAAGGGTGGCAATGGCGACGCATGGGTCCAGGCGGGCGGCAAGGATTATTCGCCCTCGCAGATTTCCGCCTTCACTCTGCAGAAGATGAAGGAAACCGCCGAGAGCTATCTGGGCGAAACAGTGACGCAGGCGGTCATCACCGTTCCGGCCTACTTCAACGATGCCCAGCGTCAGGCGACCAAGGACGCCGGCCAGATTGCGGGCCTCGAAGTGCTGCGCATCATCAACGAACCGACCGCGGCCGCGCTCGCCTACGGCCTCGATAAGCAGGACGGCAAGACGATCGCGGTATATGACCTTGGCGGCGGCACCTTCGACATCTCGATCCTCGAAATCGGCGATGGCGTGTTCGAAGTGAAGTCCACCAACGGCGACACCTTCCTGGGCGGCGAAGATTTCGACGCCAAGCTGGTCGAATATTTGGCCGAAGGCTTCAAGAAGGATGAGGGCATCGACCTCACCAAGGACAAGCTGGCGCTACAGCGTCTGAAGGAAGCCGCTGAAAAGGCGAAGATCGAACTGTCCTCGGCGCAGTCGACCGAAGTCAATCTGCCCTTCATCACCGCTGACCAGAATGGCCCCAAGCATCTGGTGAAGAACATCACCCGCGCCGATCTGGAGCGTCTGGTGACCGACCTCATCAAGCGCACGATGGACCCCTGCAAGAAGGCGCTGGCCGACGCTGGCATTTCCGCGAGCGAGATCAGCGAAGTCGTCCTCGTCGGCGGCATGACCCGCATGCCCAAGGTGCGCGAGGCCGTGAAGGAATTCTTCGGCAAGGAACCGCACACCGGCGTCAACCCGGACGAAGTCGTCGCCATGGGCGCGGCGATCCAGGCGGGCGTGCTGCAGGGCGACGTCAAAGACGTTCTGCTGCTCGACGTGACCCCGCTGTCGCTGGGCATCGAAACGCTGGGCGGCGTGTTCACCCGCATGATCGACCGCAACACCACGATCCCCGCCAAGAAGTCGCAGGTCTATTCGACCGCCGACGACAATCAGCAGGCGGTGACGATTCGCGTGTTCCAGGGCGAGCGTGAAATGGCGGCGGACAACAAGCTGCTGGGCCAGTTCGACCTGGTCGGCATCCCGCCCGCGCCGCGCGGCGTGCCGCAGATCGAAGTCACTTTCGACATCGACGCCAACGGCCTTGTCAACGTCCATGCCAAGGACAAGGGCACCGGCAAGGAACAGCAGATCCGCATCCAGGCTTCGGGCGGCCTGTCCGACGCCGACATCGAACAGATGGTCAAGGATGCCGAGCGCTTCGCCGAAGAGGATAAGAAGCGGCGGGAAGGCGCCGAGGCGAAGAACAATGCCGAGAGCCTGATCCACACCACCGAGCAGCAGCTCAATGAGCATGGCGACAAGGTGGACGCTGCCCTCAAGTCCGAGATCGAGACGGCGATCGCCGCGACCAAGTCGGCCGTTGAAGGCGGCGACGTCGAAGCGATGAAGGCAAAGGCGCAGGAACTCGCTCAGGTCGCGATGAAGCTCGGCCAGGCGATCTACGAGAAGGAACAGGCCGGTGCCGCGTCGCCGGGCGCGGACGCTCCGAAGGCTGATGATGATGATGTCGTCGATGCCGAATTTTCGGAAGTGGACGACAACAAGGCTTAA
- a CDS encoding putative bifunctional diguanylate cyclase/phosphodiesterase, whose translation MQGVTLKSRATAFACAAGALVFTLSLVLGQDQATDIVGIGRSLIIAILCGTMSWASARQTVATTADAIDTATERLVAAAHGDLQSPVAPEIAAELPDLSVAMTSLFSQVRTNLDHVQALALFDQVTGLANRTSFCRQVERLLAEREGDHAAALFFIDLDGFKGVNDTLGHAAGDQLLARVAGRLREVVMAQVSAGLSDAVLGRLAGDEFTMFFPDLHGREAASRIARAIQFALSERFDLGSQHIELGASIGIACYPDHGDTLSALLRSADIAMYHAKHEGRNRAEMFTAELALEAADRAELERDLLLALQRDEFILEFQPQVEAISGRVVTAEALIRWAHPERDLVMPGFFVPVAEESGAIVALGDWVMSRVCETAARWAKADIGQRIAVNISSRELSQADFFLRLRHAMAAHQTPPHMLELEISESLAMEMDQRVLGQLWALRQEGVRIAIDDFGTGYSNLSRLKELPIDRVKIDRSLVRDIAISAEARTICSAVVGLIQGLGMEVVVEGVESEAQMDMLRVIGCTLFQGYHFARPTGEEDYLARFAAPRMSDRRIV comes from the coding sequence ATGCAAGGCGTGACATTGAAAAGCCGCGCCACCGCCTTCGCCTGCGCCGCGGGGGCGCTGGTGTTCACCCTGTCCCTCGTTCTGGGACAGGATCAGGCGACCGACATTGTCGGCATCGGCCGCTCGCTGATCATCGCAATATTATGCGGCACGATGAGCTGGGCGTCCGCGCGCCAGACCGTCGCCACCACCGCCGACGCCATCGATACCGCGACGGAAAGGCTGGTCGCGGCCGCCCACGGCGATTTGCAATCGCCCGTCGCCCCTGAAATCGCGGCGGAGCTTCCCGACCTGTCCGTGGCCATGACCAGCCTGTTCAGCCAGGTACGCACCAATCTCGACCATGTGCAGGCGCTCGCCCTTTTCGATCAGGTGACTGGCCTCGCCAACCGAACCAGTTTCTGCCGTCAGGTCGAACGGCTGCTCGCCGAGCGGGAGGGCGATCACGCCGCAGCACTCTTCTTCATCGACCTTGATGGCTTCAAAGGCGTCAACGACACGCTCGGCCATGCCGCGGGCGATCAACTGCTCGCCCGCGTCGCCGGCCGGCTGCGCGAAGTCGTCATGGCGCAGGTCAGCGCTGGCCTGAGCGATGCCGTGCTTGGCCGCCTCGCGGGCGATGAATTCACCATGTTCTTCCCTGACCTCCATGGCCGGGAGGCCGCCAGCCGCATCGCCCGCGCCATTCAGTTCGCACTCAGCGAGCGGTTCGATCTTGGCAGCCAGCATATTGAACTCGGCGCTTCGATCGGCATCGCCTGCTACCCCGATCATGGCGACACCCTCTCCGCGCTGCTGCGTTCGGCCGACATCGCCATGTACCACGCCAAGCACGAAGGCCGTAACCGCGCGGAGATGTTCACCGCCGAACTGGCGCTGGAGGCTGCCGACCGGGCCGAACTGGAGCGCGACCTGCTGCTCGCCCTGCAACGCGACGAATTCATCCTGGAGTTCCAGCCGCAGGTCGAAGCGATCAGCGGCCGCGTCGTCACCGCCGAAGCCCTCATCCGCTGGGCGCATCCGGAACGTGACCTCGTCATGCCCGGCTTCTTCGTACCGGTGGCGGAGGAAAGCGGCGCGATCGTCGCGCTGGGCGACTGGGTGATGAGCCGCGTCTGCGAAACCGCCGCGCGCTGGGCGAAGGCGGACATAGGGCAGCGCATCGCCGTCAACATCTCGTCGCGCGAATTGTCGCAGGCGGACTTCTTCCTGCGCCTGCGCCACGCCATGGCCGCGCACCAGACGCCTCCGCATATGCTGGAGCTGGAAATCTCCGAATCACTGGCGATGGAAATGGATCAGCGGGTCCTGGGTCAGCTATGGGCGCTGCGTCAGGAAGGCGTGCGGATCGCCATCGACGATTTCGGCACCGGCTATTCCAACCTCTCGCGCCTTAAGGAACTGCCGATCGATCGCGTCAAGATCGACCGCAGCCTGGTGCGCGACATCGCCATTTCGGCCGAGGCGCGGACGATCTGCAGCGCCGTCGTCGGCCTGATCCAGGGCCTCGGCATGGAAGTGGTGGTGGAAGGCGTCGAATCCGAAGCGCAGATGGACATGCTGCGCGTGATCGGCTGCACCCTGTTCCAGGGCTATCATTTCGCCCGGCCGACGGGGGAGGAGGATTATCTCGCCCGCTTCGCTGCGCCTAGGATGAGCGATCGCCGGATCGTCTGA
- a CDS encoding vgr related protein — MTSRALTPAEVALARSIFGDAIAYEQVRAHHRKWWPLQPDRVTMAPDGHLWFPPKGGLFCADFCDQPLHLQGHFIHEMTHVWQAQRGGKWYLPLMRHPFCRYGYKIVPGRPFQHYGLEQQAEIVRHAFLMRKGARVDGKPPLEVYEALLPFGPS; from the coding sequence TTGACCAGCCGCGCCCTCACCCCGGCGGAGGTCGCGCTCGCCCGATCGATCTTCGGCGATGCGATCGCTTATGAGCAGGTGCGGGCGCATCATCGCAAATGGTGGCCGCTCCAGCCGGACCGCGTGACCATGGCGCCGGACGGGCACCTGTGGTTCCCTCCGAAGGGCGGGCTGTTCTGCGCCGACTTCTGCGATCAGCCGCTGCACCTGCAGGGGCATTTCATCCATGAGATGACGCATGTGTGGCAAGCGCAGCGGGGCGGGAAATGGTATCTGCCGCTGATGCGGCACCCCTTTTGCCGCTATGGTTACAAGATCGTGCCGGGACGGCCGTTCCAGCATTATGGGCTTGAGCAGCAGGCGGAGATTGTGCGGCATGCCTTCCTGATGCGGAAGGGCGCGCGCGTCGATGGGAAGCCGCCGCTGGAAGTTTATGAGGCGTTGCTGCCTTTTGGACCGAGTTAG
- the dapE gene encoding succinyl-diaminopimelate desuccinylase encodes MSMTSTNADIVDIARKLIACPSVTPAQGEVFAVLEAMLVPLGFTVDRFLVGEAPDGPVENLLAWRTTGAGPHFAFAGHLDVVPPGEGWASDPFTPELRGDLLYGRGAVDMKGSIAAFVGALGSLSEDLAGTISLIITGDEEGPAVYGTLALMDRMAAHGLRPDLCLVGEPTSSQRLGDVIKIGRRGSVNMWIRVDGTQGHVAYPHLADNPIPPLIRILSAIDAEVLDEGNDWFQPSNIEITDLEVGNPATNVIPAAAKARISIRFNDQHSGAELIERISAIAAVEGGVVTAKISGEPFLTAPGPLSDLVASAIREVTGVEAELSTTGGTSDARFLSRLCPVVEFGLNNATMHKLDEAVAVQDLRALGEIYALIVRRALGGC; translated from the coding sequence ATGAGCATGACCAGCACCAATGCCGACATAGTGGACATAGCACGGAAGCTGATCGCCTGTCCTTCGGTCACGCCGGCGCAGGGCGAAGTTTTCGCCGTGCTGGAAGCGATGCTGGTTCCCCTGGGCTTCACCGTCGATCGCTTCCTCGTGGGCGAAGCGCCTGACGGTCCCGTCGAAAATCTGCTCGCCTGGCGGACGACGGGCGCCGGTCCGCACTTCGCATTCGCCGGGCATCTGGACGTGGTGCCGCCGGGCGAGGGCTGGGCCAGCGACCCGTTCACGCCTGAGTTGCGTGGCGACCTGCTTTACGGCCGGGGCGCGGTCGATATGAAGGGCTCCATCGCTGCCTTTGTCGGCGCGCTGGGTAGCCTTTCGGAAGATTTGGCGGGCACGATCAGCCTGATCATCACCGGGGATGAAGAAGGCCCCGCCGTTTACGGCACGCTGGCCCTGATGGACCGGATGGCGGCGCATGGCCTGCGCCCCGACCTGTGCCTGGTGGGCGAACCGACATCATCGCAGCGACTGGGAGACGTCATCAAGATCGGCCGGCGTGGATCGGTGAACATGTGGATCAGGGTCGATGGCACGCAGGGGCATGTCGCCTATCCGCACCTTGCCGACAATCCGATCCCGCCCCTCATCCGAATCCTGTCCGCCATCGATGCGGAGGTGCTGGACGAGGGAAATGACTGGTTTCAGCCGAGCAATATCGAGATCACCGATCTTGAGGTCGGAAATCCTGCGACCAACGTCATTCCAGCGGCAGCAAAGGCGCGTATCTCGATCCGCTTCAACGATCAGCATAGCGGGGCGGAGTTGATCGAGCGGATCAGCGCAATCGCGGCGGTTGAGGGCGGCGTAGTGACGGCGAAGATCAGCGGCGAGCCTTTTCTTACCGCGCCCGGTCCGCTGTCCGACCTTGTGGCGAGCGCCATTAGGGAGGTGACCGGGGTTGAGGCGGAGCTGTCCACGACCGGCGGGACATCCGACGCGCGCTTCCTCTCCCGGCTTTGCCCTGTGGTGGAGTTCGGGCTGAACAATGCGACGATGCATAAGCTGGATGAAGCGGTCGCGGTGCAGGACCTTAGGGCGCTGGGGGAGATTTATGCGCTGATCGTGCGGCGGGCTTTGGGCGGTTGCTGA
- a CDS encoding copper chaperone PCu(A)C codes for MRALLPYIALATPFALAACGDPAPTYIDQAWVRLSPNKETPSAGYFVAHGGDAATQLRGVLTDYALKVEMHESMDHDGMMMMQKLDSVDIPAKTKVAFAPGGKHLMIWGVNDTAISRGKMTFTFLLANGDRLLVDAVIQKPGAAAPAPAPAPASKDEPKAH; via the coding sequence ATGCGCGCCCTTCTCCCCTACATTGCCTTGGCCACCCCCTTTGCGCTGGCCGCCTGCGGCGATCCCGCTCCGACCTATATCGACCAGGCATGGGTGCGCCTGAGCCCCAACAAGGAGACGCCTTCGGCCGGTTATTTCGTGGCGCATGGCGGGGACGCGGCGACTCAGCTTCGCGGCGTGCTGACCGACTATGCGCTGAAGGTCGAGATGCATGAGAGCATGGACCATGACGGCATGATGATGATGCAGAAGCTGGATTCGGTGGACATCCCCGCCAAGACCAAGGTCGCCTTTGCCCCCGGCGGCAAGCATCTGATGATCTGGGGCGTCAATGATACGGCGATCAGCCGGGGCAAGATGACATTCACCTTCCTGCTCGCCAATGGCGACCGCCTGCTGGTGGACGCGGTCATCCAAAAGCCCGGCGCTGCCGCCCCCGCCCCTGCCCCTGCCCCTGCCTCCAAGGATGAGCCCAAGGCGCATTGA